A portion of the Macaca mulatta isolate MMU2019108-1 chromosome 4, T2T-MMU8v2.0, whole genome shotgun sequence genome contains these proteins:
- the TENT5A gene encoding terminal nucleotidyltransferase 5A isoform X2: MHQRYFWTDQGQVALGGHYMAEGEGYFAMAEDELACGPYIPLGGDFGGGDFGGGDFGGGDFGGGGSFGGHCLDYCESPTAHCNVLNWEQVQRLDGILSETIPIHGRGNFPTLELQPSLIVKVVRRRLAEKRIGVRDVRLNGSAASHVLHQDSGLGYKDLDLIFCADLRGEGEFQTVKDVVLDCLLDFLPEGVNKEKITPLTLKEAYVQKMVKVCNDSDRWSLISLSNNSGKNVELKFVDSLRRQFEFSVDSFQIKLDSLLLFYECSENPMTETFHPTIIGESVYGDFQEAFDHLCNKIIATRNPEEIRGGGLLKYCNLLVRGFRPASDEIKTLQRYMCSRFFIDFSDIGEQQRKLESYLQNHFVGLEDRKYEYLMTLHGVVNESTVCLMGHERRQTLNLITMLAIRVLADQNVIPNVANVTCYYQPAPYVADANFSNYYIAQVQPVFTCQQQTYSTWLPCN, translated from the exons ATGCATCAGAGATATTTTTG GACTGACCAGGGCCAAGTGGCGCTCGGCGGGCACTACATGGCGGAGGGCGAAGGGTACTTTGCCATGGCCGAGGACGAGCTGGCCTGCGGCCCCTACATCCCCCTA GGCGGCGACTTCGGCGGCGGCGACTTCGGCGGCGGCGACTTCGGCGGCGGCGACTTCGGCGGCGGCGGCAGCTTCGGTGGGCACTGCTTGGACTATTGCGAAAGCCCCACGGCGCACTGCAATGTGCTGAACTGGGAGCAAGTGCAGCGGCTGGACGGCATCCTGAGCGAGACCATTCCGATCCACGGGCGCGGCAACTTCCCCACGCTCGAGCTGCAGCCGAGCCTGATCGTGAAGGTGGTGCGGCGGCGCCTGGCCGAGAAGCGCATCGGCGTCCGCGACGTGCGCCTCAACGGCTCGGCCGCCAGCCACGTCCTGCACCAGGACAGCGGCCTGGGCTACAAGGACCTGGACCTCATCTTCTGCGCCGACCTGCGCGGGGAAGGGGAGTTTCAGACTGTGAAAGACGTCGTGCTGGACTGCCTGTTGGACTTCTTACCCGAGGGGGTGAACAAAGAGAAGATCACACCACTCACGCTCAAG GAAGCTTATGTGCAGAAAATGGTTAAAGTGTGCAATGACTCTGACCGATGGAGTCTTATATCCCTGTCAAACAACAGTGGCAAAAATGTGGAACTGAAATTTGTGGATTCCCTCCGGAGGCAGTTTGAATTCAGTGTAGATTCTTTTCAAATCAAATTAGACTCTCTTCTGCTCTTTTACGAATGTTCAGAGAACCCAATGACTGAGACATTTCACCCTACAATAATTGGGGAGAGCGTCTATGGCGATTTCCAGGAAGCCTTTGATCACCTTTGTAACAAGATAATTGCCACCAGGAACCCAGAGGAAATCCGAGGGGGAGGCCTACTTAAGTACTGCAACCTCTTGGTGAGGGGCTTTAGGCCCGCCTCTGATGAGATCAAGACCCTTCAGAGGTATATGTGTTCCAGGTTTTTCATCGACTTCTCAGACATTGGAGAGCAGCAGAGAAAACTGGAGTCCTATTTGCAGAACCACTTTGTGGGATTGGAAGACCGCAAGTATGAATATCTCATGACCCTTCATGGAGTGGTGAATGAGAGCACGGTGTGCCTGATGGGACATGAAAGAAGACAGACTTTAAACCTTATCACCATGCTGGCTATCCGGGTGTTAGCTGACCAAAATGTCATTCCTAATGTGGCTAATGTCACTTGCTATTACCAGCCAGCCCCCTATGTAGCAGATGCCAACTTTAGCAATTACTACATTGCACAGGTTCAGCCAGTATTCACGTGCCAGCAACAGACCTACTCCACTTGGCTACCCTGCAATtaa
- the TENT5A gene encoding terminal nucleotidyltransferase 5A isoform X1: MHQRYFWTDQGQVALGGHYMAEGEGYFAMAEDELACGPYIPLGGDFGGGDFGGGDFGGGDFGGGDFGGGDFGGGGSFGGHCLDYCESPTAHCNVLNWEQVQRLDGILSETIPIHGRGNFPTLELQPSLIVKVVRRRLAEKRIGVRDVRLNGSAASHVLHQDSGLGYKDLDLIFCADLRGEGEFQTVKDVVLDCLLDFLPEGVNKEKITPLTLKEAYVQKMVKVCNDSDRWSLISLSNNSGKNVELKFVDSLRRQFEFSVDSFQIKLDSLLLFYECSENPMTETFHPTIIGESVYGDFQEAFDHLCNKIIATRNPEEIRGGGLLKYCNLLVRGFRPASDEIKTLQRYMCSRFFIDFSDIGEQQRKLESYLQNHFVGLEDRKYEYLMTLHGVVNESTVCLMGHERRQTLNLITMLAIRVLADQNVIPNVANVTCYYQPAPYVADANFSNYYIAQVQPVFTCQQQTYSTWLPCN, encoded by the exons ATGCATCAGAGATATTTTTG GACTGACCAGGGCCAAGTGGCGCTCGGCGGGCACTACATGGCGGAGGGCGAAGGGTACTTTGCCATGGCCGAGGACGAGCTGGCCTGCGGCCCCTACATCCCCCTAGGCGGCGACTTCGGCGGCGGCGACTTCGGCGGCGGCGACTTCGGCGGCGGCGACTTCGGCGGCGGCGACTTCGGCGGCGGCGACTTCGGCGGCGGCGGCAGCTTCGGTGGGCACTGCTTGGACTATTGCGAAAGCCCCACGGCGCACTGCAATGTGCTGAACTGGGAGCAAGTGCAGCGGCTGGACGGCATCCTGAGCGAGACCATTCCGATCCACGGGCGCGGCAACTTCCCCACGCTCGAGCTGCAGCCGAGCCTGATCGTGAAGGTGGTGCGGCGGCGCCTGGCCGAGAAGCGCATCGGCGTCCGCGACGTGCGCCTCAACGGCTCGGCCGCCAGCCACGTCCTGCACCAGGACAGCGGCCTGGGCTACAAGGACCTGGACCTCATCTTCTGCGCCGACCTGCGCGGGGAAGGGGAGTTTCAGACTGTGAAAGACGTCGTGCTGGACTGCCTGTTGGACTTCTTACCCGAGGGGGTGAACAAAGAGAAGATCACACCACTCACGCTCAAG GAAGCTTATGTGCAGAAAATGGTTAAAGTGTGCAATGACTCTGACCGATGGAGTCTTATATCCCTGTCAAACAACAGTGGCAAAAATGTGGAACTGAAATTTGTGGATTCCCTCCGGAGGCAGTTTGAATTCAGTGTAGATTCTTTTCAAATCAAATTAGACTCTCTTCTGCTCTTTTACGAATGTTCAGAGAACCCAATGACTGAGACATTTCACCCTACAATAATTGGGGAGAGCGTCTATGGCGATTTCCAGGAAGCCTTTGATCACCTTTGTAACAAGATAATTGCCACCAGGAACCCAGAGGAAATCCGAGGGGGAGGCCTACTTAAGTACTGCAACCTCTTGGTGAGGGGCTTTAGGCCCGCCTCTGATGAGATCAAGACCCTTCAGAGGTATATGTGTTCCAGGTTTTTCATCGACTTCTCAGACATTGGAGAGCAGCAGAGAAAACTGGAGTCCTATTTGCAGAACCACTTTGTGGGATTGGAAGACCGCAAGTATGAATATCTCATGACCCTTCATGGAGTGGTGAATGAGAGCACGGTGTGCCTGATGGGACATGAAAGAAGACAGACTTTAAACCTTATCACCATGCTGGCTATCCGGGTGTTAGCTGACCAAAATGTCATTCCTAATGTGGCTAATGTCACTTGCTATTACCAGCCAGCCCCCTATGTAGCAGATGCCAACTTTAGCAATTACTACATTGCACAGGTTCAGCCAGTATTCACGTGCCAGCAACAGACCTACTCCACTTGGCTACCCTGCAATtaa
- the TENT5A gene encoding terminal nucleotidyltransferase 5A isoform X3, translating into MAEGEGYFAMAEDELACGPYIPLGGDFGGGDFGGGDFGGGDFGGGDFGGGDFGGGGSFGGHCLDYCESPTAHCNVLNWEQVQRLDGILSETIPIHGRGNFPTLELQPSLIVKVVRRRLAEKRIGVRDVRLNGSAASHVLHQDSGLGYKDLDLIFCADLRGEGEFQTVKDVVLDCLLDFLPEGVNKEKITPLTLKEAYVQKMVKVCNDSDRWSLISLSNNSGKNVELKFVDSLRRQFEFSVDSFQIKLDSLLLFYECSENPMTETFHPTIIGESVYGDFQEAFDHLCNKIIATRNPEEIRGGGLLKYCNLLVRGFRPASDEIKTLQRYMCSRFFIDFSDIGEQQRKLESYLQNHFVGLEDRKYEYLMTLHGVVNESTVCLMGHERRQTLNLITMLAIRVLADQNVIPNVANVTCYYQPAPYVADANFSNYYIAQVQPVFTCQQQTYSTWLPCN; encoded by the exons ATGGCGGAGGGCGAAGGGTACTTTGCCATGGCCGAGGACGAGCTGGCCTGCGGCCCCTACATCCCCCTAGGCGGCGACTTCGGCGGCGGCGACTTCGGCGGCGGCGACTTCGGCGGCGGCGACTTCGGCGGCGGCGACTTCGGCGGCGGCGACTTCGGCGGCGGCGGCAGCTTCGGTGGGCACTGCTTGGACTATTGCGAAAGCCCCACGGCGCACTGCAATGTGCTGAACTGGGAGCAAGTGCAGCGGCTGGACGGCATCCTGAGCGAGACCATTCCGATCCACGGGCGCGGCAACTTCCCCACGCTCGAGCTGCAGCCGAGCCTGATCGTGAAGGTGGTGCGGCGGCGCCTGGCCGAGAAGCGCATCGGCGTCCGCGACGTGCGCCTCAACGGCTCGGCCGCCAGCCACGTCCTGCACCAGGACAGCGGCCTGGGCTACAAGGACCTGGACCTCATCTTCTGCGCCGACCTGCGCGGGGAAGGGGAGTTTCAGACTGTGAAAGACGTCGTGCTGGACTGCCTGTTGGACTTCTTACCCGAGGGGGTGAACAAAGAGAAGATCACACCACTCACGCTCAAG GAAGCTTATGTGCAGAAAATGGTTAAAGTGTGCAATGACTCTGACCGATGGAGTCTTATATCCCTGTCAAACAACAGTGGCAAAAATGTGGAACTGAAATTTGTGGATTCCCTCCGGAGGCAGTTTGAATTCAGTGTAGATTCTTTTCAAATCAAATTAGACTCTCTTCTGCTCTTTTACGAATGTTCAGAGAACCCAATGACTGAGACATTTCACCCTACAATAATTGGGGAGAGCGTCTATGGCGATTTCCAGGAAGCCTTTGATCACCTTTGTAACAAGATAATTGCCACCAGGAACCCAGAGGAAATCCGAGGGGGAGGCCTACTTAAGTACTGCAACCTCTTGGTGAGGGGCTTTAGGCCCGCCTCTGATGAGATCAAGACCCTTCAGAGGTATATGTGTTCCAGGTTTTTCATCGACTTCTCAGACATTGGAGAGCAGCAGAGAAAACTGGAGTCCTATTTGCAGAACCACTTTGTGGGATTGGAAGACCGCAAGTATGAATATCTCATGACCCTTCATGGAGTGGTGAATGAGAGCACGGTGTGCCTGATGGGACATGAAAGAAGACAGACTTTAAACCTTATCACCATGCTGGCTATCCGGGTGTTAGCTGACCAAAATGTCATTCCTAATGTGGCTAATGTCACTTGCTATTACCAGCCAGCCCCCTATGTAGCAGATGCCAACTTTAGCAATTACTACATTGCACAGGTTCAGCCAGTATTCACGTGCCAGCAACAGACCTACTCCACTTGGCTACCCTGCAATtaa